The proteins below are encoded in one region of Amycolatopsis acidiphila:
- a CDS encoding DUF3145 domain-containing protein, with product MSTRGNTRGVVYVHSSPSAVCPHVEWAISGTLGTRVDLKWTAQPAAPGQLRAECNWSAPAGTAAKLAAGLKAWPMLRFEVTEDPSPGVDGERYCYAPGLGLWHGRTSANGDIVVGEDQLRALVSRARAGEAFAHRVDELLATNWDEALEPFRHAGDGAPVTWLHRVG from the coding sequence GTGAGCACCCGTGGAAACACCCGTGGTGTGGTGTACGTCCACTCGTCGCCGTCTGCGGTGTGCCCGCACGTCGAGTGGGCTATTTCGGGCACCCTGGGAACCCGAGTGGATCTGAAGTGGACGGCGCAGCCCGCCGCGCCAGGACAGCTCCGCGCGGAATGCAACTGGAGCGCGCCCGCCGGCACCGCGGCGAAGCTCGCCGCCGGACTGAAGGCGTGGCCCATGCTGCGCTTCGAGGTCACGGAGGACCCGAGCCCCGGTGTCGACGGCGAGCGGTACTGCTACGCGCCCGGCCTCGGCCTGTGGCACGGGCGAACCAGTGCCAACGGCGACATCGTGGTAGGGGAGGACCAACTGCGTGCCCTGGTGAGCCGGGCACGCGCGGGCGAGGCCTTCGCGCACCGGGTCGACGAGCTGCTGGCCACCAACTGGGACGAGGCCCTCGAACCGTTCCGGCACGCCGGCGACGGCGCCCCGGTGACCTGGCTGCACAGGGTCGGCTGA
- a CDS encoding NAD(P)(+) transhydrogenase (Re/Si-specific) subunit beta yields MTDLINVLYIVAFALFIYGLMGLTGPRTAVRGNWIAAVGMVIAVVATLLTPGMSNWVLIALGIVLGALVGVPAARKVKMTAMPQMVALFNGVGGGAVALIAWVEFRTTDGYSGEPVYIAIASLFAALIGSISFWGSLVAFGKLQEILPGRPITLRQLQQPANIVLLLAAVGCAVAVIAGADAEILMIVLLLAAAVLGLMVVLPIGGADMPVVISLLNACTGLSAAAMGLALDNTALIVAGMIVGASGSILTNLMAKAMNRSIPAIVAGGFGGTTAVASSTKEARPVRSTTAADTAIQMAYASQVVVVPGYGMAVAQAQHAVREMAQLLEAKGITVAYAIHPVAGRMPGHMNVLLAEADVPYEQLKEMDEINSEFPQTDVALVIGANDVTNPAARTDASSPIYGMPILDVSASRSVIVLKRSMSSGFAGIDNDLFYESKTSMLFGDAKASVGEIVEELKSL; encoded by the coding sequence ATGACTGATCTCATCAACGTCCTCTACATCGTCGCGTTCGCGTTGTTCATCTACGGCCTGATGGGGCTGACCGGGCCGCGCACGGCGGTGCGCGGCAACTGGATCGCCGCGGTCGGCATGGTCATCGCCGTCGTCGCGACCCTGCTGACGCCCGGGATGAGCAACTGGGTCCTGATCGCGCTCGGCATCGTGCTCGGCGCGCTCGTCGGCGTGCCCGCGGCCCGCAAGGTCAAGATGACCGCGATGCCGCAGATGGTCGCGTTGTTCAACGGGGTCGGCGGTGGCGCGGTCGCGCTCATCGCGTGGGTCGAGTTCCGCACCACCGACGGTTACTCGGGCGAGCCGGTGTACATCGCGATCGCCTCGCTGTTCGCCGCGCTCATCGGTTCCATCTCGTTCTGGGGCTCGCTCGTCGCGTTCGGCAAGTTGCAGGAGATCCTGCCGGGACGGCCGATCACGTTGCGGCAGCTGCAACAGCCGGCGAACATCGTGCTGCTGCTCGCCGCCGTCGGCTGCGCGGTCGCGGTGATCGCGGGCGCGGACGCCGAGATCCTGATGATCGTGCTGCTGCTGGCCGCCGCGGTGCTCGGCCTGATGGTGGTGCTCCCGATCGGCGGCGCGGACATGCCCGTCGTCATCTCACTGCTCAACGCCTGCACCGGGTTGTCCGCCGCCGCGATGGGCCTCGCGCTCGACAACACCGCGTTGATCGTGGCCGGCATGATCGTCGGCGCGTCGGGCTCGATCCTGACCAACCTCATGGCGAAGGCCATGAACCGCTCGATCCCGGCGATCGTCGCGGGCGGGTTCGGCGGCACGACCGCGGTGGCTTCCAGTACGAAGGAGGCCCGGCCGGTGCGCAGCACGACCGCGGCCGACACGGCGATCCAGATGGCGTACGCGAGCCAGGTCGTCGTCGTGCCGGGTTACGGCATGGCGGTGGCACAGGCGCAGCACGCGGTGCGGGAAATGGCGCAGCTGCTGGAAGCCAAGGGAATCACGGTCGCGTATGCGATTCATCCCGTGGCCGGCCGGATGCCGGGGCACATGAACGTCCTGCTCGCCGAAGCCGATGTGCCGTACGAGCAGCTGAAGGAAATGGACGAGATCAATTCGGAGTTCCCGCAGACCGACGTGGCGCTGGTGATCGGGGCGAACGACGTGACGAATCCCGCCGCCCGCACCGACGCGAGCTCCCCGATCTACGGAATGCCGATCCTCGACGTGAGCGCGAGCCGTTCGGTCATCGTCCTGAAGCGCTCGATGAGCTCGGGATTCGCGGGGATCGACAACGACCTGTTCTACGAATCCAAGACGAGCATGCTCTTCGGCGATGCCAAGGCCTCGGTCGGCGAGATCGTCGAGGAGCTGAAGAGCCTCTGA
- a CDS encoding S8 family peptidase has protein sequence MHWSAPRRKRSSAIAAAVLVLPMITLTPAAAAQAAPAPVSATLGSLLSTVADSAQLTTLVHATDVGTAERAVKQAGLTEITRFAKIGVVAAKGSPAQVGAARRIAGVTYVENNDPLVTYGSTGTTATRSAEARTTLTGANGTALDGSGVSVAIIDTGVDPTHPAFQSDGRTRVVRNLKSLCADGSTDTSCVVDVPTSLDTDTTSLGGHGTHVTGIAAGNALTLPDGTKVGGSAPGSKIVAISTGLAILVLGTDAALNWVLENHNAPCGAGVPASTCPPIKVINNSYGPSGGGSFDPGSATVQLQRALAAEGVVTVWANGNDGGDGSANLSNPPGQDPTPGVLSVASYNDQGTGTRDGTVSDFSSRGLATDPSSWPDVSAPGENILSSCRPYLVICAQGLQPENGPGALDLGTYNVISGTSMATPQITGIVAQLFQADPAATPGDIENAIKSTAYEYSNGAPYQTVGPYTSSYDKGTGLVDTVAAARSLGATG, from the coding sequence ATGCACTGGAGCGCCCCAAGACGGAAACGGTCGTCCGCGATCGCCGCCGCCGTGCTCGTCCTGCCCATGATCACGCTGACCCCGGCCGCCGCCGCGCAGGCCGCGCCGGCGCCCGTCTCCGCCACCCTGGGCAGCCTGTTGTCCACGGTGGCGGACTCGGCCCAGCTGACCACGCTGGTGCACGCGACCGACGTGGGTACCGCCGAACGAGCGGTCAAGCAGGCCGGCCTGACCGAGATCACGAGGTTCGCCAAGATCGGCGTGGTCGCCGCGAAGGGCTCGCCCGCCCAGGTCGGGGCCGCGCGCCGGATCGCGGGCGTCACCTACGTCGAGAACAACGACCCGCTCGTCACCTACGGCAGCACCGGGACGACCGCCACCCGCAGCGCCGAGGCCCGGACGACCCTCACCGGTGCCAACGGCACGGCACTCGACGGCAGCGGCGTCTCGGTCGCCATCATCGACACCGGGGTCGACCCGACACATCCGGCGTTCCAGTCGGACGGCAGGACGCGCGTGGTGCGCAACCTCAAGAGCCTGTGCGCGGACGGCAGCACGGACACCTCGTGCGTCGTCGACGTGCCGACCTCGCTCGACACCGACACCACCTCCCTCGGCGGGCACGGCACGCACGTCACCGGCATCGCCGCGGGCAACGCGCTGACCCTGCCCGACGGCACGAAGGTCGGCGGCTCGGCGCCCGGTTCGAAGATCGTCGCCATCTCGACCGGGCTGGCGATCCTCGTGCTCGGCACCGACGCCGCGCTGAACTGGGTGCTGGAGAACCACAACGCACCGTGCGGCGCGGGTGTCCCGGCGTCGACCTGCCCGCCGATCAAGGTGATCAACAACTCCTACGGCCCGAGCGGCGGTGGCAGCTTCGACCCGGGCTCGGCGACCGTGCAGTTGCAGCGCGCGCTCGCCGCCGAGGGCGTGGTCACCGTGTGGGCCAACGGGAACGACGGCGGCGACGGCTCGGCGAACCTGTCCAACCCGCCCGGCCAGGACCCGACGCCCGGCGTGCTCTCGGTGGCGTCCTACAACGACCAGGGCACCGGCACCCGCGACGGCACGGTCTCGGACTTCTCCTCGCGCGGGCTCGCGACCGACCCGTCGAGCTGGCCCGACGTCTCGGCGCCGGGGGAGAACATCCTGTCCTCGTGCCGGCCGTACCTGGTCATCTGCGCGCAGGGGCTGCAGCCGGAGAACGGGCCGGGCGCGCTCGACCTCGGGACCTACAACGTGATCAGCGGGACGTCCATGGCCACCCCGCAGATCACCGGGATCGTCGCCCAGCTGTTCCAGGCGGACCCGGCCGCCACCCCCGGTGACATCGAGAACGCCATCAAGTCCACGGCGTACGAATACTCGAACGGCGCCCCGTACCAGACCGTCGGTCCCTACACTTCCAGCTACGACAAGGGAACCGGTCTGGTCGACACCGTCGCCGCGGCCCGCTCCCTCGGCGCGACCGGATAA
- a CDS encoding TetR family transcriptional regulator encodes MMAGRTLSPVTAEPITRHERKERTRRALLDSALGLLADRGFGSLSLREVTKQAGIVPTAFYRHFASMDELGVALVEESMRTLRDMIRSVRREPRASADLIRVSVRTLYEHVRAHEDHFRFLTRERYGGTGAVARAVAIELRLFASELAVDLARFPYLRHWSTEDLHMMADLIVTAMQATVLELIEARPRDAGTDERIVRTAEKRLRLILLGVPNWHSET; translated from the coding sequence ATGATGGCCGGACGTACGCTGAGCCCTGTGACCGCGGAACCGATCACGCGCCACGAGCGCAAGGAACGAACCAGGCGCGCGCTGCTGGACTCGGCGCTGGGCCTGCTGGCCGACCGCGGCTTCGGCAGCCTCAGCCTTCGCGAGGTCACCAAGCAGGCCGGCATCGTGCCGACGGCGTTCTACCGGCACTTCGCCTCGATGGACGAGCTGGGCGTGGCGCTGGTCGAGGAGTCGATGCGCACCCTGCGCGACATGATCCGCTCGGTGCGCCGCGAGCCACGCGCGTCGGCCGACCTCATCCGGGTCTCGGTCCGCACGCTCTACGAGCACGTCCGTGCACACGAGGACCACTTCCGCTTCCTCACCCGCGAGCGCTACGGGGGCACCGGCGCCGTGGCGCGGGCCGTCGCGATCGAGCTCAGGCTGTTCGCCAGCGAGCTCGCCGTGGACCTGGCCCGGTTCCCCTACCTGCGGCACTGGTCGACCGAGGACCTGCACATGATGGCCGACCTCATCGTCACCGCGATGCAGGCGACCGTGCTGGAGCTGATCGAGGCGCGCCCGCGGGACGCCGGGACCGACGAGCGCATCGTCCGGACGGCGGAAAAACGCCTCCGCCTCATCCTGCTCGGTGTCCCGAACTGGCACAGCGAGACTTGA
- a CDS encoding histone-like nucleoid-structuring protein Lsr2 codes for MAKNTAVQLLDDLNGEPAQEQVRFGLDGVDYDIDLSDDNAESLRETLARYVQHGRRTGGRKRQPRRLAPPTRGRKKPAASRAAAAKTAETPKAPATRKGATTKTAAAAKTATAQKSAPAKTAAGKTKPAAAKKATAAKSTAAKKTAPAKTAAAKPAAAKTAAAKSSTTKSAAAKPAAAKQSGSKATAKKPAAKKPTSAEKAPRRPARKAPPVVFSNAAE; via the coding sequence GTGGCCAAGAACACCGCAGTGCAGCTACTGGACGACCTGAACGGCGAGCCGGCCCAGGAGCAGGTCCGGTTCGGCCTGGACGGTGTCGACTACGACATCGATCTCTCCGATGACAACGCCGAAAGCCTGCGGGAGACCCTGGCGCGGTATGTGCAGCACGGCCGGCGCACCGGTGGCCGCAAGCGCCAGCCGCGCCGCCTCGCGCCGCCCACCCGGGGCCGCAAGAAGCCGGCCGCTTCCCGTGCGGCGGCGGCGAAAACGGCGGAAACGCCGAAGGCGCCGGCCACCCGCAAGGGGGCCACCACGAAAACCGCGGCAGCGGCGAAAACCGCCACCGCGCAGAAGTCCGCGCCTGCCAAAACGGCCGCGGGCAAAACGAAGCCGGCGGCCGCGAAGAAGGCCACCGCGGCGAAGAGCACGGCGGCGAAGAAAACCGCTCCCGCGAAAACGGCGGCCGCGAAACCGGCAGCCGCCAAAACGGCCGCGGCGAAATCGAGCACGACGAAATCGGCGGCCGCCAAGCCCGCCGCCGCGAAGCAGTCCGGTTCGAAGGCCACCGCGAAGAAGCCCGCGGCCAAGAAGCCGACGTCCGCCGAGAAGGCGCCCCGCCGGCCCGCCCGGAAGGCGCCGCCCGTGGTGTTCTCCAACGCCGCGGAGTAG
- a CDS encoding ferredoxin reductase, translating into MGKLASLAEALLTPHGMDRYLELVDPMLVRRDLRGVVTAVRRQTTDTVTLTLRPSRAWRGFTAGQYVRLTVDIDGVRRTRCYSPTGSQHHDGLELTVKADPQGLVSRHLHTHARPGLVLGLSQPDGTFTLPHPRPERLVLISGGSGITPVLSMLRTLADEGHDGEVVFLHYANSADDVLHRDELAALERPNLRVVLGYTDDGEYFSLEHLKTAAPWYDTAESYLCGPKQLMDPVRELYAAEGLSERLHTEEFTPPELTFDTGSATGQVRFAHSGREVENSGRPLLEQAETAGLRPEHGCRMGICFSCTQVKTRGTVRNAKSGELLSEENEEIQLCISVPVGDVEINC; encoded by the coding sequence ATGGGCAAGCTGGCCTCGCTCGCCGAAGCACTGCTCACCCCGCACGGCATGGACCGGTACCTCGAGCTGGTCGACCCGATGCTGGTCCGGCGCGACCTGCGCGGGGTGGTCACCGCCGTGCGCAGGCAGACGACCGACACCGTGACGCTGACGCTGCGGCCCAGCCGGGCCTGGCGGGGATTCACGGCCGGCCAGTACGTGCGGCTCACCGTCGACATCGACGGCGTGCGGCGCACCCGGTGTTACTCACCCACCGGTTCGCAGCACCACGACGGGCTCGAACTGACCGTCAAGGCCGACCCGCAGGGCCTCGTCTCACGGCATCTGCACACGCACGCGCGGCCGGGTCTCGTGCTCGGGCTGTCCCAGCCGGACGGCACGTTCACCCTGCCCCACCCGCGCCCGGAACGGCTCGTGCTCATCAGCGGCGGCAGCGGGATCACCCCCGTGCTGTCGATGCTGCGCACGCTCGCCGACGAGGGCCACGACGGCGAAGTCGTGTTCCTGCACTACGCCAACAGCGCCGACGACGTGCTCCACCGCGACGAGCTCGCGGCACTCGAACGGCCCAACTTGCGCGTCGTGCTGGGCTATACGGATGACGGCGAGTACTTCTCCCTGGAACACCTGAAGACCGCCGCACCCTGGTACGACACCGCCGAGAGCTACCTCTGCGGGCCGAAGCAGTTGATGGACCCGGTCCGCGAGCTGTACGCGGCCGAAGGCTTGAGTGAACGATTGCACACCGAAGAGTTCACCCCGCCGGAGTTGACGTTCGACACCGGGAGCGCGACCGGGCAGGTCCGGTTCGCCCACAGCGGCCGGGAGGTCGAGAACTCCGGCCGTCCGCTGCTCGAACAGGCCGAGACCGCGGGCCTGCGCCCGGAACACGGCTGCCGGATGGGCATCTGCTTCTCGTGCACCCAGGTCAAGACCCGGGGCACGGTGCGCAACGCCAAGTCCGGCGAGCTGCTGAGCGAAGAGAACGAAGAGATCCAGCTGTGCATCTCCGTACCCGTCGGGGACGTCGAGATCAACTGTTAG
- a CDS encoding beta-ketoacyl-[acyl-carrier-protein] synthase family protein — protein MSNIDVVITGLGATTPLGGDVASTWDGLLAGRSGIRRIEADWVERFDLPVKIGATLAEEPTETLPRVQARRLDRCEQIALIAARQAWADAGFTEPTDEHSDVEPERLGVSIGTGIGGPLTLLSQDDLLEEHGIRKVSPLTVPMLMPNGPAAQVSIDLKARAGVHSPASACASGAEGIANGFQMIQNGRADVVVAGGTESCIHPITIAGFAQARTVSTNNDDPAHASRPFDTDRDGFVLGEGAGVVVLERADRAKARGAKIYGRLAGYGITSDAYHITGNHPEGIGQVAAMTHAIEMAGLTAQDVQHVNAHATATVVGDIGEANAIRKAIGSHPVVTAPKGALGHLVGGAGAVEGIATLLAMYHGIVPATLNLTNLDPKVELDVVSGEPRKGEYTVAISNSFGFGGHNTALLFTAA, from the coding sequence ATGAGCAACATCGACGTCGTGATCACCGGGCTGGGTGCGACCACGCCGCTCGGCGGGGACGTCGCGTCCACCTGGGACGGACTGCTCGCCGGCCGCAGCGGCATCCGCCGCATCGAGGCCGACTGGGTCGAGCGGTTCGACCTGCCGGTGAAGATCGGTGCGACTCTCGCCGAGGAACCGACGGAGACGCTTCCGCGTGTGCAGGCACGCAGGCTGGACCGGTGTGAGCAGATCGCTCTCATCGCGGCGCGGCAGGCTTGGGCGGACGCCGGTTTCACGGAGCCCACGGACGAGCACAGCGATGTCGAGCCCGAGCGGCTCGGCGTGTCCATCGGCACCGGGATCGGCGGCCCGCTCACCCTGCTGTCGCAGGACGACCTGCTGGAGGAGCACGGCATCCGCAAGGTGTCGCCGCTGACCGTGCCCATGCTGATGCCCAACGGCCCCGCCGCTCAGGTCTCGATCGACCTGAAGGCCCGCGCCGGAGTGCACTCGCCCGCGTCGGCGTGTGCCTCCGGTGCGGAGGGCATCGCCAACGGCTTCCAGATGATCCAGAACGGCCGGGCCGACGTGGTGGTCGCGGGTGGCACGGAGTCCTGCATCCACCCCATCACCATCGCCGGGTTCGCCCAGGCCCGGACCGTTTCCACGAACAACGACGACCCGGCGCACGCGTCGCGGCCGTTCGACACCGACCGCGACGGGTTCGTCCTCGGCGAGGGCGCGGGCGTGGTCGTCCTGGAGCGTGCCGACCGCGCAAAGGCGCGCGGCGCCAAGATCTACGGCCGGCTCGCCGGCTACGGGATCACTTCCGACGCCTACCACATCACCGGCAACCACCCCGAGGGCATCGGCCAGGTCGCGGCCATGACGCACGCGATCGAGATGGCCGGGCTGACCGCACAGGACGTCCAGCACGTCAACGCGCACGCCACCGCCACGGTGGTCGGCGACATCGGCGAGGCCAACGCGATCCGCAAGGCGATCGGCTCGCACCCGGTGGTGACCGCGCCGAAGGGCGCGCTGGGTCACCTTGTCGGCGGCGCGGGCGCGGTCGAGGGCATCGCGACGCTGCTGGCGATGTACCACGGCATCGTCCCGGCGACGCTGAACCTGACGAACCTCGACCCGAAGGTCGAGCTCGACGTGGTGTCCGGCGAGCCGCGCAAGGGCGAGTACACCGTCGCGATCAGCAACTCGTTCGGCTTCGGCGGCCACAACACCGCCCTGCTGTTCACCGCCGCGTAA
- a CDS encoding dihydrolipoyl dehydrogenase family protein, with protein sequence MTEETYDVVVIGGGPVGENAADRAVRGGLKTALVDHERFGGECSFWACIPSKALLRPGNALAAARRLPGVPVGGALDPAAVFERRDAFIHNGDDSSQVEWAQGAGIDVVRGHARITGEREVTVDADRVLRARHAVVVCTGSVPKTPDIPGLNEIPVWGSREATSASEVPRRLGVLGGGVVGVEMAQAWARLGAEVQLIVAGARPLPHYPDFAGDLVADGLREDGVRVHLDSGLMKASEVDGGARLELKGGEPLTVDKLLVATGRRPTTDDIGLESVGLKPGSALTVDDTGVVSDVDGDWLYAAGDVTGRAPLTHQGKYAARAVGDVIAAKAAGRPVDDSPWSQYTSTADHYAVPQVVFTDPEVASVGVAAPEDGKPHRAVDIDIAVAGSALHADGYQGKARMVVDTEREVLVGVTFVGQDVADLLHSATIAVVGEVPLRRLWHAVPAFPTISEVWLRLLETYGL encoded by the coding sequence ATGACCGAAGAGACTTACGACGTGGTGGTGATCGGCGGCGGCCCGGTAGGGGAGAACGCGGCCGACCGGGCCGTGCGGGGCGGGCTCAAAACGGCGCTGGTGGACCACGAACGGTTCGGCGGCGAGTGCTCGTTCTGGGCCTGCATTCCGAGCAAAGCCTTGTTACGCCCGGGAAACGCGCTCGCCGCCGCGCGGCGGCTGCCCGGCGTGCCGGTGGGCGGCGCGCTCGACCCCGCCGCGGTCTTCGAGCGCCGGGACGCCTTCATCCACAACGGCGACGACTCGAGCCAGGTCGAGTGGGCACAGGGTGCGGGCATCGACGTCGTACGCGGGCACGCCCGGATCACGGGTGAGCGAGAGGTCACAGTGGACGCTGACCGTGTGCTGCGCGCGCGGCACGCCGTCGTGGTGTGCACGGGCAGTGTGCCGAAGACTCCGGACATTCCGGGGCTGAACGAGATCCCGGTGTGGGGTTCGCGTGAAGCGACGTCCGCGAGCGAAGTGCCACGGCGTCTCGGGGTGCTCGGCGGTGGTGTCGTCGGGGTCGAGATGGCGCAGGCGTGGGCGCGGCTCGGCGCGGAGGTCCAGCTCATCGTCGCCGGTGCCCGCCCGCTGCCGCATTACCCCGACTTCGCGGGCGACCTGGTCGCCGACGGGCTGCGGGAGGACGGCGTGCGGGTGCACCTGGACTCGGGGCTCATGAAGGCTTCCGAAGTGGACGGAGGGGCCCGTTTGGAGCTGAAGGGCGGCGAGCCGCTCACGGTGGACAAGCTGCTCGTCGCCACCGGCCGCCGCCCGACCACCGACGACATCGGCCTGGAGTCCGTCGGGCTGAAGCCGGGATCGGCCCTCACCGTCGACGACACCGGCGTGGTGTCCGATGTGGACGGTGACTGGCTGTACGCGGCCGGTGACGTGACGGGCCGCGCCCCGCTGACGCACCAGGGCAAGTACGCCGCCCGCGCCGTCGGCGACGTGATCGCGGCGAAGGCGGCGGGCAGGCCGGTCGACGACTCGCCGTGGAGCCAGTACACCAGCACCGCCGACCACTACGCGGTGCCGCAGGTGGTGTTCACCGATCCGGAGGTGGCGTCGGTCGGGGTCGCGGCGCCGGAGGACGGCAAGCCGCACCGGGCGGTGGACATCGACATCGCGGTGGCGGGTTCGGCGCTGCACGCGGACGGCTACCAGGGCAAGGCGCGGATGGTGGTGGACACCGAGCGCGAGGTGCTGGTGGGCGTCACGTTCGTCGGCCAGGACGTCGCGGACCTGCTCCACTCGGCGACGATCGCCGTGGTGGGCGAGGTCCCGCTGCGCCGCCTGTGGCACGCGGTCCCGGCCTTCCCGACGATCAGCGAGGTGTGGCTGCGCCTGCTCGAGACCTACGGGCTTTGA
- a CDS encoding NAD(P) transhydrogenase subunit alpha — translation MVETVPLSVGVVRESLPGERRVALVPKLVERLVGRKLRVLVESGAGEGVLLADEVFEQAGAEMGDAWSADIVLKVAPPTPAEVSRLKKGSVLIGFLKPLSDVDATAALDKAGVTSFAMESIPRITRAQAMDALSSQSSVAGYRSVLLAAERLTRFFPMLTTAAGTMPPAKVLVLGAGVAGLQALATAKRLGSRPTGYDVRPEVAEQVRSVGASWLDLGIEAVGEGGYARELTEDERAEQQRRLTEATTKFDVVITTALVPGRRAPTLVTAEAVRGMPAGGVVVDLAGESGGNCELTEPGKEVVAHDVTICSPLNLAAEMPGHASELYARNLTELVELLVDADGRLALDFSDEIVAGACVAGRERGES, via the coding sequence GTGGTCGAGACCGTGCCGTTGTCGGTCGGCGTCGTCCGCGAATCGTTACCGGGTGAGCGGCGCGTCGCGCTCGTGCCCAAGCTGGTCGAACGGCTGGTGGGGCGCAAGCTGCGGGTGCTCGTCGAGTCCGGGGCAGGTGAGGGCGTGCTGCTGGCGGACGAGGTGTTCGAGCAGGCGGGCGCGGAGATGGGCGACGCCTGGAGCGCCGACATCGTGCTCAAGGTCGCGCCACCCACACCCGCCGAGGTGAGCCGGCTCAAGAAGGGCAGCGTCCTGATCGGCTTCCTCAAGCCGCTGTCCGATGTGGACGCCACCGCCGCGCTCGACAAGGCGGGGGTGACGTCCTTCGCGATGGAGTCGATCCCGCGCATCACGCGAGCCCAGGCCATGGACGCGCTGTCCTCGCAGAGCAGCGTCGCCGGTTATCGATCGGTGCTGCTCGCCGCCGAGCGGCTGACCAGGTTCTTCCCCATGCTCACCACGGCCGCCGGCACCATGCCACCCGCGAAGGTGCTCGTCCTCGGCGCCGGTGTCGCGGGGCTGCAGGCGCTGGCGACCGCGAAGCGACTCGGCTCGCGGCCCACCGGGTACGACGTGCGGCCCGAGGTCGCCGAGCAGGTGCGCTCGGTCGGCGCGAGCTGGCTGGACCTCGGGATCGAAGCGGTCGGCGAAGGCGGGTACGCCCGGGAGCTGACCGAGGACGAACGCGCCGAGCAGCAACGCAGGCTCACCGAGGCGACGACGAAGTTCGACGTCGTCATCACCACCGCGCTGGTGCCCGGCCGCAGGGCGCCCACGCTCGTCACCGCCGAAGCCGTCCGCGGGATGCCGGCGGGCGGGGTGGTGGTCGACCTGGCCGGTGAGTCCGGCGGCAACTGCGAGCTGACCGAACCGGGCAAGGAGGTCGTCGCGCACGACGTCACGATCTGCTCGCCGCTGAACCTGGCCGCGGAGATGCCCGGCCACGCCAGCGAGCTCTACGCGCGGAACCTGACCGAACTGGTCGAGCTGCTGGTGGACGCCGACGGCAGGCTCGCCCTCGACTTCTCGGACGAGATCGTGGCCGGCGCGTGCGTCGCCGGCCGGGAGAGGGGAGAGTCCTGA
- a CDS encoding NAD(P) transhydrogenase subunit alpha: protein MLVESLAVLVLAGFVGFAVISKVPNTLHTPLMSGTNAIHGIVLLGGLIVLGLGADGVLNKILLVIAIAFGTINVVGGFLVTDRMLAMFKGRKKDEGDD from the coding sequence ATGCTCGTGGAAAGCCTGGCGGTGCTCGTGCTCGCCGGATTCGTGGGCTTCGCGGTGATCTCCAAGGTGCCCAACACCTTGCACACGCCGCTGATGTCGGGCACCAATGCCATTCACGGCATCGTGCTGCTGGGCGGGCTGATCGTGCTCGGCCTCGGCGCCGACGGGGTGCTCAACAAGATCCTGCTGGTGATCGCCATCGCGTTCGGCACGATCAACGTCGTCGGCGGGTTCCTGGTCACCGACCGGATGCTCGCGATGTTCAAGGGCCGCAAGAAGGACGAGGGCGATGACTGA